From Candidatus Hydrogenedentota bacterium, a single genomic window includes:
- the lpxB gene encoding lipid-A-disaccharide synthase has protein sequence MPRIFLSAGESSGDMHGANLIRALRELDPNIECIGYGGPRMAAAGMTLHQDLASQAIMGFAEVVKHLSYFRELYRRTVTEFEYQSPDCLVVIDYPGFNMQIMKRANLLGIPVVWYISPQVWAWKKGRIFVIARNARKVLVILPFEEPIYKRFGVDCTYVGHPLLDQIESTEIRGMFAGSMVIVLMPGSRAQEIARHMQTMIDVARGIREKYPDARFVTPCVDEEREAQVKELAGGFALETTTGNTYELLNAARFCLVASGTATVETTLFNVPMIVMYKTSPLTYLLARLLVRVPHIGMVNLLAGKRIVPEFIQSEATVNRILPEALELIADGPRRDQMLADLHAVRDKIGGPGASKRAAEQVLAVMRAEAHG, from the coding sequence GTGCCTCGCATCTTCCTATCCGCGGGCGAATCGTCCGGCGACATGCACGGTGCGAACCTGATCCGCGCGCTGCGCGAACTCGATCCAAACATCGAGTGCATAGGTTATGGCGGGCCGCGCATGGCCGCCGCGGGCATGACGCTGCACCAGGACCTCGCAAGCCAGGCAATCATGGGGTTCGCGGAAGTCGTGAAGCATTTGAGTTACTTTCGCGAACTGTATCGGCGCACCGTAACGGAATTCGAGTACCAATCTCCGGATTGTCTTGTGGTAATCGACTATCCCGGTTTCAACATGCAGATTATGAAACGCGCCAACCTGCTCGGAATTCCCGTGGTCTGGTATATCAGCCCGCAGGTCTGGGCGTGGAAGAAAGGCCGCATCTTTGTCATTGCGCGCAACGCGAGAAAGGTGCTCGTAATTCTGCCGTTTGAAGAACCCATCTACAAACGATTCGGAGTGGACTGCACCTACGTCGGCCACCCGCTCCTCGACCAAATCGAATCTACCGAGATTAGGGGTATGTTCGCGGGGAGTATGGTCATCGTATTGATGCCCGGCAGCCGCGCCCAGGAGATCGCACGGCACATGCAGACGATGATCGATGTCGCGCGCGGCATCCGCGAGAAGTATCCGGACGCCCGGTTCGTCACGCCCTGCGTAGACGAGGAGCGCGAAGCGCAGGTGAAGGAACTCGCGGGCGGTTTCGCTCTCGAAACCACGACCGGCAATACGTACGAATTGCTCAATGCCGCACGCTTCTGTCTCGTTGCTTCCGGTACTGCAACCGTCGAGACGACGCTGTTCAACGTGCCCATGATCGTCATGTACAAGACATCGCCGCTCACGTATCTCCTTGCACGATTGCTCGTAAGGGTCCCGCACATCGGCATGGTCAATCTCCTCGCCGGCAAACGCATCGTTCCCGAGTTTATTCAGAGCGAGGCGACCGTGAATCGTATTCTCCCCGAAGCGCTCGAACTCATTGCCGACGGTCCGCGCCGCGATCAAATGCTCGCGGACCTGCATGCGGTGCGCGACAAAATCGGCGGCCCCGGCGCCAGCAAACGCGCGGCGGAGCAGGTGCTCGCCGTTATGAGGGCCGAAGCCCATGGCTGA
- the rho gene encoding transcription termination factor Rho, whose translation MGGGKRMGGGGRDRRPMHGDRDRHRGPRHNPNIVDVANDEIENGDLPAPGGPEIAIGDMKKMPMEELMDMARKLEIENYGGLKKQDLIFKILQTNIVNAGSVYGEGTLEILPDGFGFLRSGQYSYLPGPDDIYVSPSQIRKFGLRTGDTIQGHVRPPKEGERYFALLKVEAVNYESPEHARERILFDNLTPLHPNERLKLETEQKEVAMRIMDLISPIGKGQRGLIVAAPFTGKTVLLQKIANSITNNHPEAHVIVLLIDERPEEVTDMARSVKGEVIASTFDEAPERHVQVADMVLEKARRLVEHKKDVVILLDSITRLARAYNVIVPASGKVLSGGVDANALQRPKRFFGAARNIEEGGSLTILATALIETGSRMDDVIFEEFKGTGNMEIHLDRRLMEKRVFPAIDVLKSRTRKEELLVPDEELQRIWLLLKVLSPLSVTEATELLVEKLKKTKTNSEFLAMMQKM comes from the coding sequence ATGGGCGGCGGCAAACGCATGGGCGGGGGCGGCCGCGACCGGCGCCCCATGCACGGTGACCGCGATCGCCACCGCGGCCCGCGCCACAATCCCAACATCGTCGATGTAGCGAACGACGAAATCGAAAACGGCGATCTCCCTGCCCCCGGAGGTCCCGAAATCGCCATCGGCGACATGAAGAAGATGCCGATGGAAGAACTGATGGACATGGCCCGCAAGCTCGAGATCGAGAACTATGGCGGTCTCAAGAAGCAGGACCTGATCTTCAAGATTCTGCAGACGAACATCGTCAACGCGGGATCGGTTTACGGCGAAGGCACGCTCGAAATCCTGCCGGACGGTTTCGGCTTCCTGCGCTCGGGCCAATACTCGTACCTACCCGGGCCCGACGACATCTACGTGTCGCCGTCGCAGATTCGCAAGTTCGGCCTGCGCACCGGCGACACGATCCAGGGGCACGTCCGCCCGCCGAAAGAAGGCGAGCGCTACTTCGCGCTGCTCAAGGTCGAAGCCGTCAACTACGAAAGCCCCGAGCACGCGCGCGAACGCATCCTCTTCGACAACTTGACGCCGCTGCACCCGAACGAGCGCCTCAAGCTCGAAACCGAACAAAAAGAAGTGGCCATGCGGATCATGGATCTCATCTCGCCGATCGGTAAGGGTCAGCGCGGCCTCATTGTCGCCGCTCCGTTCACGGGCAAGACCGTGCTGCTGCAAAAGATCGCGAACAGCATCACCAACAATCATCCCGAAGCGCACGTCATCGTGTTGCTCATCGACGAGCGCCCCGAAGAAGTCACGGACATGGCCCGCTCGGTCAAGGGCGAGGTCATTGCGTCCACCTTCGACGAAGCGCCCGAGCGCCACGTGCAGGTGGCGGACATGGTCCTCGAAAAAGCGCGGCGCCTCGTCGAGCACAAGAAGGACGTGGTCATTCTGCTCGACTCGATCACGCGGCTGGCGCGCGCGTACAACGTCATCGTCCCCGCGAGCGGCAAGGTGCTCTCCGGCGGTGTCGACGCGAACGCGTTGCAACGCCCGAAGCGTTTCTTCGGCGCGGCGCGCAACATCGAAGAAGGCGGGAGCCTCACGATCCTTGCGACGGCCCTCATCGAAACGGGCAGTCGGATGGACGATGTCATTTTCGAAGAGTTCAAGGGCACGGGCAACATGGAAATCCACCTGGACCGCCGCCTCATGGAGAAGCGTGTGTTCCCGGCGATCGACGTGCTCAAGTCGCGCACGCGTAAGGAAGAGCTGCTGGTGCCGGACGAAGAGTTGCAGCGCATCTGGCTGCTGCTGAAGGTGCTGAGCCCCTTGAGCGTCACCGAGGCAACGGAATTGCTGGTCGAAAAGTTGAAGAAGACAAAGACGAATTCCGAGTTCCTGGCGATGATGCAGAAGATGTAG
- the polA gene encoding DNA polymerase I, with protein MADRIFLIDGSAFAYRAFFAIRGLTNSKGQPTNAVFGFARVLLKLLREHDPSHIAVIFDAPGKTFRDDMYAEYKATREATPDDLASQFPLMHELVEAFNVKLIVQPGVEADDVMGTLARQAAMRGMEAVLVTGDKDMLQLVSDRVRVFDPGKGDDGKWLTEADVRERFGVGPENVIDALGLMGDTADNVPGVKGIGPKTAKALLEKYTTLENLYAHIDDTKGKQRERLEQDKDLAFLSRELVTIRTDLELPVTVDDCRRREFDRKKMADTFAKLEFQSLLEEFTPDASEVEENDYRLILTEDELKKAIAEMRASGAMAVDTETTSTDPMRAELVGVSMSCNANTGYYIPVGHAPEAMSVLGVNLPEKRLDKQRVIDLLRPLLEDPKVGKVGHNIKYDLLVLERSGVRLEGITLDTMVASYLTDASRLRHNLDEVSLHYLSRKLIPISDLIGKGSKAVTFDSVPVDSACTYASEDADITWRLAAVFQPLLRERGLQALYDEVELPLIRVLARMEQAGIAIDTAVFEGLRGEVEKRLRELETDIYETAGEPFQINSPKQLQEILFGKLGLKPVRKTKTGYSTDVEVLEELAHAHPLPEKILEYRVLEKLRGTYIEALPRLVNPETGRIHTSFNQAVAATGRLSSSDPNLQNIPVRTEIGRRIREGFVPGKAGHKLISADYSQIELRILAHLSDDEHLREAFEHDADIHEETAARVFDVMPGTVTPEMRRQAKAVNFGVVYGISAFGLSRNLGISTQEAARFIEQYFQKYPGVRRWIDATLAQAAKDGYVTTLLNRRRYVADLNTPNQTVRKAAERVAINTPVQGSAADIIKVAMIRLDKALEKTDARLLLQVHDELVVETPEKDAGRIAELMQQTMEEAFTLTVPLKVDVAIGNHWAEIH; from the coding sequence ATGGCTGATCGCATCTTCCTGATCGATGGCAGCGCCTTCGCGTACCGCGCGTTTTTTGCCATCCGCGGTCTCACCAATTCGAAAGGCCAGCCAACCAACGCGGTCTTCGGGTTCGCGCGCGTGCTGCTGAAACTATTGCGCGAACACGATCCGTCGCACATCGCCGTCATCTTCGACGCACCCGGAAAGACCTTTCGAGACGACATGTACGCGGAGTACAAGGCGACGCGCGAAGCGACGCCGGACGATTTGGCGTCGCAGTTTCCGCTCATGCACGAGCTCGTCGAAGCGTTTAACGTGAAATTGATCGTGCAACCCGGCGTCGAGGCGGACGACGTAATGGGCACGCTCGCGCGGCAGGCGGCGATGCGCGGGATGGAGGCCGTGCTGGTGACGGGTGACAAGGACATGCTCCAACTCGTCTCCGATCGTGTGCGCGTGTTCGATCCCGGCAAGGGCGACGACGGCAAGTGGCTCACCGAAGCGGACGTGCGCGAACGATTCGGCGTCGGGCCTGAGAACGTGATCGATGCGCTCGGCCTCATGGGGGACACCGCGGACAACGTCCCCGGAGTGAAAGGCATCGGCCCGAAGACCGCAAAGGCATTGCTCGAAAAATACACGACCTTGGAAAATCTGTACGCACACATCGACGATACGAAAGGCAAACAGCGCGAGCGGCTCGAACAGGACAAGGACCTCGCGTTTCTCAGCCGCGAACTTGTCACTATTCGCACCGATCTCGAATTGCCCGTGACCGTGGACGATTGCAGGCGCCGAGAATTCGATCGCAAGAAGATGGCGGACACCTTCGCCAAGCTCGAGTTTCAATCGCTGCTCGAAGAGTTCACGCCGGACGCGTCGGAAGTGGAAGAGAACGACTACCGGCTCATCCTCACGGAGGATGAGTTGAAGAAGGCCATCGCCGAAATGCGCGCGAGCGGCGCGATGGCCGTTGACACCGAAACCACCTCGACCGACCCCATGCGGGCCGAACTCGTCGGCGTGTCGATGAGCTGTAATGCGAACACGGGCTACTACATTCCCGTCGGTCATGCGCCGGAGGCCATGTCGGTGTTGGGGGTAAACCTGCCCGAGAAGCGGCTGGATAAGCAGAGGGTGATCGACCTGCTTCGGCCCTTGCTGGAAGACCCCAAGGTGGGCAAGGTAGGGCACAACATCAAGTATGACCTGCTGGTGCTGGAGCGGTCGGGGGTCCGGCTGGAGGGGATAACCCTCGATACGATGGTGGCTTCGTATTTGACAGATGCGAGCCGGTTGAGGCATAATCTCGACGAAGTTAGTCTGCACTACCTCAGCCGCAAGCTGATCCCCATTTCCGATCTGATTGGTAAGGGGTCTAAAGCGGTAACCTTCGACAGCGTTCCCGTCGACAGCGCCTGCACCTACGCGAGCGAAGACGCTGACATAACGTGGCGGCTGGCAGCAGTCTTCCAGCCGCTCCTCCGGGAACGGGGCCTACAAGCCCTCTATGACGAAGTGGAACTTCCGCTGATTCGCGTGCTGGCCCGCATGGAGCAGGCCGGAATCGCAATCGATACCGCGGTGTTCGAGGGGTTGCGCGGAGAAGTCGAAAAGCGGCTCCGCGAACTGGAAACAGACATATATGAGACGGCCGGGGAACCGTTTCAGATCAACTCGCCCAAGCAGCTTCAGGAGATTCTGTTTGGCAAGCTGGGGCTGAAGCCCGTCCGAAAAACAAAGACCGGGTATTCGACGGACGTCGAGGTGCTCGAAGAACTGGCCCACGCGCACCCGCTTCCCGAAAAGATCCTGGAATACCGCGTCCTGGAAAAGCTTCGCGGCACGTACATCGAGGCGCTTCCAAGACTGGTCAACCCGGAAACGGGGCGGATACATACATCGTTCAATCAGGCGGTCGCCGCGACGGGGAGATTATCGAGCAGCGACCCAAACCTGCAAAACATTCCGGTGCGCACGGAAATCGGCAGGCGCATCCGGGAAGGGTTCGTGCCGGGCAAGGCTGGCCACAAGCTGATTTCCGCCGATTACTCGCAAATTGAATTACGCATTCTCGCCCACCTCTCGGACGACGAGCACCTGCGCGAAGCTTTCGAGCATGACGCCGACATCCACGAAGAGACCGCCGCGCGCGTGTTCGACGTGATGCCCGGAACGGTCACGCCCGAAATGAGGCGCCAGGCCAAAGCGGTGAACTTCGGGGTCGTGTACGGCATCAGCGCGTTCGGGCTGTCGCGCAATCTCGGCATCTCGACGCAGGAGGCCGCGCGCTTCATCGAGCAGTACTTTCAAAAGTATCCGGGCGTAAGACGGTGGATCGACGCGACCCTCGCGCAGGCCGCGAAGGACGGCTACGTCACCACGCTGCTGAACCGGCGGCGCTACGTGGCCGACCTGAATACGCCGAACCAAACCGTGAGGAAAGCGGCCGAGCGCGTCGCGATCAATACGCCGGTGCAAGGCAGCGCGGCGGACATCATCAAGGTCGCGATGATTCGCCTCGATAAGGCATTGGAGAAAACGGACGCGCGCCTGCTCTTGCAGGTCCACGACGAATTGGTGGTCGAAACGCCGGAAAAAGACGCCGGGCGCATTGCAGAACTGATGCAACAAACCATGGAGGAAGCATTCACGCTTACGGTCCCGCTCAAAGTCGACGTGGCCATAGGCAACCACTGGGCGGAAATTCACTGA